The sequence below is a genomic window from Sinorhizobium meliloti.
TTCGGGCTTCAGCCATTCGGTGGCATGGGCCTTGGCATATTTGAGCGAGCCGACGCAGGTGAAGACGTCGAGAAGCAGGCTCGCCTCGACGCTACGGCTGCCGAAATCCTGCGAAAGTGCCGCGGCAATCGCGTCCTTGTGGTCGACGAGAAGGGCGATGACGCGGTCGATGCGATCGATCCGGGTCTCGATGCTGGGTGGCCCTTCCTTGAGGAAGGATGCCCTCTGCCGCGCAAGCAGCGCCTTCATGGCATCGGGACCGGTATCGGCGGCGATGATCGGGGTGACGGTGTTCATTATTTCCTCCCCGGAACGGTGTCAAACGCCGGCTGGAGCACGATCGGTTTCAGCACGATGCCTTTTTCCGAATCCTCCACCGCCTGGTTGATGTCGGCGAAATCGTAGAATGTGACGAGCCTGTCGAAGGGGAAGCGGCCCTGCCGGTTAAGGTCGATCAGCAGCGGGATCAGTACATCCGGATTGGAATCACCCTCGACGATGCCGCGCACGCGGCGTCCTCCCGACAGGATGTGGGTGAGATCCAGCGTCAGCGTGGCGCCGGCAGGCGAAGCGCCGACGATGCCGCAGGTGCCGCGTGGCGCCAGCACCCGCACGCACTGGTCGATGACTGCCGGGACGCCGGAGGCATCGATCGAATAGTCGACACCGGCGCCGGTCAGCGTCATGATGGCGGCGACCGCATCCGTCGCCTTGCCGTTGAGGATATCCGTCGCGCCAAGCTCCGCCGCAAGCGCAAGGCGCGTCTCGTTGACATCGACGGCGACGATTCGTGACGCACCGACGACCCGCGCCGCCATTACCGCGGCAAGACCGACCGAGCCCATGCCGAAGACCGCCAGCACCTTGCCCGGTTCCACCTTGAGCGCGTTCATCACTGCGCCGGCGCCGGTCTGGATCCCGCATGCGAGCGGCCCGAGCAGCGCCAGATCGGCATCTTTGGGCACTTTCACGACATTGCGCTCATGGCAAAGCGCGTGGCTGGCGAAGGAGGATTGGCCAAAAATATTGCCGTGAACCGGCACGCCTTCGCAGGAGAGCCCGCTCGAACCGTCGGCGCGCGAGCCGAAGAAATTGCGCGGGAAGAACTCGTGGCAATAGGTTTCCTCGTGGTCATGGCAACTCGGGCAATGGCCACAGGAGTTGAAGGTCATGACCACGTGATCGCCCGGCGCGACCTTGGCAACGCCCGGCCCGACACGCTCGACGATGCCGGCGCCTTCATGGCCGAGCACGACCGGCTGCGGCACCGGCAGATGCTGATCGCGCATGACGATATCGGTGTGGCAGACCCCGGTCGCCACGACGCGGATCAGGATTTCGCCCTCGCGCGGCTCCTCCAGATCGAGCCTTTCCAGCGAAAACGGCGTATGCGGCGCACGCGCGACCGCGGCATGGATCTTCATTGTTTTCCTCCTCCCGATGATCAGCCCGCGAACGACCCGGCGAGCCGGGCCAGTTGCCTTTAGCGGGCGCGTTTGTAGGCGCCGAGACCCGGCTGATAGGTCTTGTCGTCGAGGAACTGCTTCAGCCCCTCGTCGCGTCCCTTGGTCTTGTCGAGAAACAGCATCTGTTCCAGCTTGGCGTAGATGTAATCGTCGGCGAGGTCCCACGGCAGGTCGCGCACGCGCTTGTAGGTATCCTTGGCGGCCTTCAGAGTGACCGGGTTCTTTTCGAGCAGGCTGGCGCAGATCTTGCGGACCCGGGTTTCGAGGTCTGCAAGCGGGACGGCTTCATTGACGAGGCCCATTTCGGCCGCCTTGTGCCCACCGAAAAGTTCGCCGGTCATGATGTAATAGAGAGCGTCGCGGTGGCGCATCACCTCGGCGACCGCGCGGGTGACGTTGCCGCCCGGCAGGATGCCCCAGTTGATTTCGGAGAGGCCGAAATTCGCCTCCTCGGCGGCGATGGCAAGATCGCAGGAAACCAGCGGCGTGAAGGCGCCGCCGAAGCACCAGCCGTTGACCATGGCGATCGTCGGCTTCTCGAAATACATCAGCCGGCTCCACCAGCCGCCGGACTGGCGCCGCGCCTTCAGCGTCGCGTCGCGCGGCTTGCCGTCGTTGTCGCGGAAGTATTCCTTCAGATCCATGCCGGCCGACCAGGATTCGCCAGCACCGCGCAGAACGAGGACGCCGCAGCGGTCGTCCCCCTCGAGCTCGTCGAGCACTTCGAGCATCCGGGCATTCAGCGCCGGGTTCATCGCGTTGCGCTTTTCCGGGCGGTTGAGGGTCACGAAGGCGATGCCGTTGTCGAATTCGACCAGGACCGGCGATTTCATTTCAGTCATTGGGTCACTCCATAGGTTTCGGGTGAAAGGCCGGGCCGTTTCACAAAGCTTGTCGTTGAAGGGTTTCGTCGGAATGGAACTGGCGCAGAACATGTTTCTGTACTTTTCCGGAGGCGGTGCGGGGAACGGCTTCGACAAAGAGGATGCGAGCCGGGCGCTTGAAGGCGGCGAGCCGTGCCACGCAATGGCCGGCGATCTCGTCGCCCGTTGCGGTCGCGCCGGGCCGCAGCACGATATAGGCGACGCCGCATTCGCCCCAGCGGCTGTCGGGAACGCCGACCACCGCGGCATCAAGCACGTCCGGATGGGTTGCGAGCGCCGCTTCGACCTCGGCGGGGTAAACATTCTCGCCGCCGCTGATATACATGTCCTTCAGCCGGTCGACGACGCGGTAGAAGCCGTTTGTCTCGCGTCGGCCGAGATCGCCGGTGCGGTACCAGCCGTCGGCAAAGGCGGCAGCGGTTTCCCGCGGCTTGTTCCAGTATCCGGGCGTCACCGCCGGCCCGCGCAGCCAGAGCTCGCCGATCTCGCCTTCTTTGACCTCGCGGCCCTCCTCGTCGACGATGCGAATGTCGAGCAACGGCGCCGGAAGACCGACGCTGCCGGGATTGTCCTTAACCGCGCGCCGGTCGATCGGCACATGCAGCACCGTTCCCGCCTCGCTCATGCCGTAACCGTTGACCAGCGCAACGCCGTCGGCGAGATAGCTTTCGATCAACGCCTGGGTCAGCGGCGCGCCGCCGACGAACAGCGCGTGAAGGCCGGCCAGAGCGGCGGCGCCATAGGCGGGATCGTTGCGCAGCGCGAGGGCGATCTGCGGCACGGCGAAATAATGGGTAATGGCAAGCTGCGGATCGGCAAGTGCCGCGAGCGTTCTCGCCGGCACGAAGCGGTCGGAGATGACGAGCGTGCCGCCCAGCATCAACGTGGTGCGCGCAACCGCGATCAGCCCGATCGTGTGGAAGAACGGCAGGTCGCACAGGGCAACGGAACCGGGGCCGATCTCTCCGACGAAGGAAAAATTGACGGCGGCGAAAAAGGCGTTGCGACGGGTGATGATGACGCCCTTCGGCTGTCCCGTCGTGCCCGACGTGTAGAGAAGGACGCAGGCCGCGTCGGCGTCAACCGGCACCGGTCCGGCCGGGGCACCTGCCTCGATCCGTGCGGCGAGGCCGTCCGGACCGTCAGCGGTCGATAGCGTCGTCATCTGCGGAACGGCACTCGCGATGCTGGCCACGGTTGCCGCAAATTCCTCGTCGTGAACCAGGAGCGCGGGCGCGCAATCGGCAAGGATCGGCCGAAGTTCGGCGGCGTTGAAGCGCCAGTTGAGTGGCACGTACACGGCGCCGGCGCGCTGGCAGGCAAAGGCAAGCACGATCGAATCGATGGAGTTGCGCGCCAGCATGGCGACACGCGCGCCGTCCCGCCGCGGCCCGAGCAACTCCTTCAAGAAGCCTGCGCAGCGGGAGATACGGGCATCGAGCCCGGCATAGGTAAGCTGCCTGCCGGTGGCGATCTCGAACAGGGCCGGACGATCCGGTGCGACGCGGGCGCGGTAAAGGATCGGATCGTCCTTCGCCAGTCCGCATTCCACCGGCGAAGCCGTCCCGGAAAAGGATTGTGCTATTTTCTCCTCCCATGCCCGCCCTCCGCGACAGGCATTAAATTTGTATGTAACGCATACTAATATTTTTTGGACGGAATGCAAGGGTTTGCTGGAGGCAAACCGATTGTTCGAGTGGCCGAGGGGAAATATTGCCGGTCGCCACATACGGATATTGACCAACCGGCTGATTTTGATGGTTATGAGGCTTGGCGAGGCGAGAACAACGATGGGCACAAAACCACACCAAAACGATGTCGAGAGCGAGGACGCTCCCGCAACGCCGGGGCTCGACCTCGGCCGGCTTGGCGATCTCTTGGGGTTTCATCTGCGCATGGCGCATGTCGCGGTCTATCGCGATTTTGCCGAAACCATGGCGGAACTCGCCCTCACGCAGAAGCAACTCGCGGTGATGGAGTTGCTCGAGGGCAATCCCGGCTCATCACAAATCGGTCTGGCCCACACGCTTGGTACCGACCGGGCAACGATGATGGCCCTGGTCAATCGACTGGCATCCCGCAACCTGATCGAGCGCCAGCCCTCCGCGGCAGACCGCCGGCGCCAGGAACTTCATCTGACGAAGGCAGGAACCGCGATCCTCGCGCAGGCGCGCAAGCTTATCGACAAACATGAACAGCGTTTCATCACCCTTTTTGCGCGCGACGAAATGGACGCGCTGTTGCTGGCATTGAAACGTATATATATGGGGAATTGAAACCTGCATGGCGTTGGTGCATGGATCGGGACTTGAGCGGATCTGGATCTGTGATGGGGCTATCTATGTGGTCGGTCCATTGCGGCGGATGGATTTAGGGCGTGCGCATGCAAGCATACGATTGAGGGCGGCGCAGCCGATGGCCACTTCTGTCTGCTGAGCGTGGAATGACGATGACGGCAGCCGCACTGTGGTCGCGGACCGCGTCGTTGGTGGGCTTCCCGTCATAGGCGCCGTCGGCTGTGAACTGCCCGATCGGACCATCGATCTGGTTGAGCAACGGCTCCACCTGCGATGCGTCGCCCGCGTCCTGGTCGGTCGTCGTATGTGCAATGATCTCGCTGCTATCGGCATCCGGTGCCACATGCAGCTTTCACCAACCACGGCGGGATCTGGCGCCATGCTTCTCCTCCAACCATTGGCCCGCGCCGTAGACCCTGCAGTCCAGTGCTGTCGACAAGAATATGCACCGGCCCGTCCGGTCGGCCCTGGAGGGCATGCGCCTTGTTGGGCGATTGCCATGTTTCGCGCCCGACGGCTCAGGGTGGTATGATCGGGGACAGCGAGCGCCAAGCCCATCAAGGGCAGCACCGATCCTAATAATCCTTCGACCTGACGCAGCCGCAAGCCGAACACGAGGCCCAGCGTCAAGGCGATCTCGATGGCTAAATCGGAATAACGAGGCTGGCCACCACGCGTCGTTCGGCGTGGAGCAAGCCACATGGCAAGCGCCTCCGGTGTCAGCCACAAGGTCAAGCTGCCACGTCGCCGTAACCCCGCCTCATATTCCGGCCAGTTCGTCACCTTGAATTTCATCCTGCCGATGCGATGCGGCGGGCGGCGTTATGTATGAAAGGCATCAAGGTCACAGATCGGTTATTGAGGTTGCCGATCGCCTACACCACGACCGCTAAACGATCCATGCACCAACGCGTTGTGGTGGCGGTATTTGCCATTTTCTTGTTCCCCTTTTTACCGCTGGCTTCTGTCGAGCAGGCGTTCCATGAAGCCTGAATAGCGCGACATGCCGAAGCAGAAAAGCCAAAAGACGAAGCCCGCGAAGATCAGGCCGGTCAGCGGCGTGACGGCGCTTGCCCAGTTGGTGTCGCTGAAGTTCAGGCGGACGATGCCGAGCAGGTCGAACATGCCGATAATCGATACGAGCGATGTGTCTTTGAAGAGGCCTATGAACGTATTGACGATGCCGGGGATAACCAGCTTGAGTGCCTGCGGCAGGACGATGAAGCCCATTTTCTGCCAATAGCTGAGGCCCAGTGATATCGGCGCCTTCATACTGGCCTTTCGGGATGGCCCTGCAAGCCACCGCGCACCACTTCCGCCATATAGGCGGAGGCGAAGAGCGACACGCCTATCAGGGCCCGCAGGAACTTGTCGAAGGTGACGCCCTGCGGCAGGAAAAGCGGCAGCATCACGCTTGCCATGAAAAGCACGGTGA
It includes:
- a CDS encoding NAD(P)-dependent alcohol dehydrogenase, which encodes MKIHAAVARAPHTPFSLERLDLEEPREGEILIRVVATGVCHTDIVMRDQHLPVPQPVVLGHEGAGIVERVGPGVAKVAPGDHVVMTFNSCGHCPSCHDHEETYCHEFFPRNFFGSRADGSSGLSCEGVPVHGNIFGQSSFASHALCHERNVVKVPKDADLALLGPLACGIQTGAGAVMNALKVEPGKVLAVFGMGSVGLAAVMAARVVGASRIVAVDVNETRLALAAELGATDILNGKATDAVAAIMTLTGAGVDYSIDASGVPAVIDQCVRVLAPRGTCGIVGASPAGATLTLDLTHILSGGRRVRGIVEGDSNPDVLIPLLIDLNRQGRFPFDRLVTFYDFADINQAVEDSEKGIVLKPIVLQPAFDTVPGRK
- a CDS encoding p-hydroxycinnamoyl CoA hydratase/lyase, translated to MTEMKSPVLVEFDNGIAFVTLNRPEKRNAMNPALNARMLEVLDELEGDDRCGVLVLRGAGESWSAGMDLKEYFRDNDGKPRDATLKARRQSGGWWSRLMYFEKPTIAMVNGWCFGGAFTPLVSCDLAIAAEEANFGLSEINWGILPGGNVTRAVAEVMRHRDALYYIMTGELFGGHKAAEMGLVNEAVPLADLETRVRKICASLLEKNPVTLKAAKDTYKRVRDLPWDLADDYIYAKLEQMLFLDKTKGRDEGLKQFLDDKTYQPGLGAYKRAR
- a CDS encoding AMP-binding protein, translating into MAQSFSGTASPVECGLAKDDPILYRARVAPDRPALFEIATGRQLTYAGLDARISRCAGFLKELLGPRRDGARVAMLARNSIDSIVLAFACQRAGAVYVPLNWRFNAAELRPILADCAPALLVHDEEFAATVASIASAVPQMTTLSTADGPDGLAARIEAGAPAGPVPVDADAACVLLYTSGTTGQPKGVIITRRNAFFAAVNFSFVGEIGPGSVALCDLPFFHTIGLIAVARTTLMLGGTLVISDRFVPARTLAALADPQLAITHYFAVPQIALALRNDPAYGAAALAGLHALFVGGAPLTQALIESYLADGVALVNGYGMSEAGTVLHVPIDRRAVKDNPGSVGLPAPLLDIRIVDEEGREVKEGEIGELWLRGPAVTPGYWNKPRETAAAFADGWYRTGDLGRRETNGFYRVVDRLKDMYISGGENVYPAEVEAALATHPDVLDAAVVGVPDSRWGECGVAYIVLRPGATATGDEIAGHCVARLAAFKRPARILFVEAVPRTASGKVQKHVLRQFHSDETLQRQAL
- a CDS encoding MarR family winged helix-turn-helix transcriptional regulator — its product is MGTKPHQNDVESEDAPATPGLDLGRLGDLLGFHLRMAHVAVYRDFAETMAELALTQKQLAVMELLEGNPGSSQIGLAHTLGTDRATMMALVNRLASRNLIERQPSAADRRRQELHLTKAGTAILAQARKLIDKHEQRFITLFARDEMDALLLALKRIYMGN
- a CDS encoding ABC transporter permease subunit; this encodes MKAPISLGLSYWQKMGFIVLPQALKLVIPGIVNTFIGLFKDTSLVSIIGMFDLLGIVRLNFSDTNWASAVTPLTGLIFAGFVFWLFCFGMSRYSGFMERLLDRSQR